A stretch of Pseudomonas sp. LRP2-20 DNA encodes these proteins:
- a CDS encoding DUF2782 domain-containing protein — MRTLNRLLLLGLLATMPVVTLAAEDAPSADPEVTIRTEGDKTIQEYRQNGFLYAIKITPKNGKPYFLVRADGTDANFIRSDQPDMLIPSWKIFEW; from the coding sequence ATGCGTACACTCAATCGCCTGTTACTGCTCGGCCTGTTGGCAACCATGCCGGTCGTCACCCTGGCGGCGGAAGACGCCCCCTCGGCCGATCCCGAGGTGACCATTCGCACGGAAGGCGATAAAACCATCCAGGAATACCGGCAGAACGGCTTCCTGTATGCGATCAAGATCACGCCGAAAAACGGCAAGCCGTATTTCCTGGTCCGCGCCGATGGCACTGATGCCAATTTCATTCGTTCCGACCAACCGGACATGCTGATCCCGTCCTGGAAGATCTTCGAGTGGTAA
- a CDS encoding c-type cytochrome, producing MAKWLLAVGMFLPFFSAQATQDPEALYNRTCAACHAGQLPQAPKKGDPAAWEPRLAQGMEQLVVHVTQGFKAMPPRGLCMDCSAEDYRLVILWMSGSPDT from the coding sequence ATGGCGAAATGGCTGCTAGCTGTCGGTATGTTCCTGCCGTTTTTCAGCGCACAGGCTACACAGGATCCCGAGGCGTTGTACAACCGCACGTGTGCGGCCTGTCACGCCGGGCAGTTGCCACAGGCACCCAAGAAGGGTGACCCGGCAGCTTGGGAGCCAAGGCTGGCGCAAGGCATGGAGCAACTGGTGGTGCATGTTACCCAGGGTTTCAAGGCTATGCCGCCGCGTGGATTGTGCATGGACTGCAGTGCCGAGGACTACCGTTTGGTCATCCTTTGGATGAGCGGCAGTCCCGATACATAA
- the polA gene encoding DNA polymerase I: MSQAPLVLVDGSSYLYRAFHALPPLTTSKGMPTGAVKGVLNMLKSLRKQYPDSLFAVVFDAKGGTFRDAMFAEYKANRPSMPDDLRVQVEPLHASVRALGYPLLCVEGVEADDVIGTLARSSATQGRPVIISTGDKDMAQLVDGHVTLVNTMTGSVLDVAGVHEKFGVGPEHIIDFLALMGDKVDNIPGVPGVGEKTAVGLLTGIGGGLSDLYANLDKVPALAIRGAKTLPAKLEEHRDAAFLSYELATIKCDVPLEVEVEALVCGEPDREALLALYTEMEFKSWIADVQRDAAKVGDAVAAVEVPAATVEPKYETILDQARFDAWLDKLRQAPLFAFDTETTSLDAQQAQLVGLSFAVEPHEAAYVPLAHDYEGAPAQLDREAVLLALKPLLEDPAKAKVGQNAKYDINILANTSPAIEMRGVAYDTMLESYVLNSTATRHDMDSLALKYLDHTTIAFEDIAGKGAKQLTFNQINLDKAGPYAAEDADITLRLHHALQARLAQTPSVQPVLMDIEMPLVPVLAKIERQGALVDAALLQVQSGELGVKMAELEQRAYALAGEEFNLGSPKQLGAILYDKLGMPVLSKTAKGQPSTAEAVLDELAEQGYPLPEVLMQYRSLSKLKSTYTDKLPGQINPRTGRIHTSYQQAVAATGRLSSSDPNLQNIPIRTAEGRRIRQAFVASPGYKLVAADYSQIELRIMAHLAKDEGLLHAFRNDLDVHRATAAEVFGVALEEVTTDQRRSAKAINFGLIYGMSAFGLAKQIGVDRKQSQDYIDRYFARYPGVLAYMERTRAQAAEQGFVETLFGRRLYLPDINAKNPALRKGAERTAINAPMQGTAADIIKRAMVNVDNWLSASGLDARVILQVHDELVLEVRADLVEQVKDEIRTHMSSAAQLDVPLVVEAGVGLNWDEAH; this comes from the coding sequence ATGAGCCAAGCGCCCCTCGTCCTGGTGGACGGTTCCTCCTACCTCTACCGCGCCTTCCATGCGCTGCCGCCGCTGACCACTTCCAAAGGCATGCCGACCGGCGCGGTCAAGGGTGTGCTGAACATGCTCAAGAGCCTGCGCAAGCAATACCCCGACAGCCTGTTCGCCGTGGTCTTCGACGCCAAGGGCGGGACCTTCCGCGATGCCATGTTCGCCGAGTACAAGGCCAACCGCCCGAGCATGCCTGATGACCTGCGCGTGCAGGTCGAGCCGCTGCACGCCAGCGTCCGGGCGCTGGGCTACCCCTTGCTGTGCGTCGAAGGCGTCGAGGCCGATGACGTGATCGGCACCCTCGCCCGCAGCAGCGCGACCCAGGGCCGGCCGGTGATCATCTCGACCGGCGACAAGGACATGGCGCAGCTGGTGGACGGCCACGTGACACTGGTCAACACCATGACCGGCAGTGTGCTGGACGTGGCCGGCGTGCACGAAAAGTTCGGCGTTGGTCCGGAACACATCATCGACTTCCTTGCCCTGATGGGTGACAAGGTCGACAACATCCCGGGCGTGCCGGGTGTCGGTGAAAAAACCGCTGTTGGCCTGCTGACCGGAATCGGCGGCGGCCTGAGCGACCTGTACGCCAACCTCGACAAGGTTCCGGCCCTGGCCATCCGGGGTGCCAAGACCCTGCCCGCCAAGCTTGAAGAGCACCGCGACGCGGCGTTCCTGTCCTATGAGCTGGCCACCATCAAGTGCGATGTGCCGCTGGAGGTGGAAGTCGAAGCGCTGGTCTGCGGCGAGCCTGACCGCGAGGCGCTGCTGGCGCTGTACACCGAGATGGAGTTCAAGAGCTGGATCGCCGACGTGCAGCGCGATGCAGCCAAGGTCGGCGATGCCGTCGCCGCGGTCGAAGTGCCGGCCGCCACGGTCGAGCCCAAGTACGAGACCATCCTCGACCAGGCGCGCTTCGACGCCTGGCTGGATAAGCTGCGCCAGGCGCCGCTGTTCGCCTTCGACACCGAAACCACCAGCCTGGACGCCCAGCAGGCGCAGCTGGTTGGCCTGTCGTTCGCCGTCGAGCCCCATGAAGCGGCCTATGTACCGCTGGCCCACGACTACGAAGGCGCGCCGGCCCAGCTGGACCGCGAGGCGGTGCTGCTGGCGTTGAAACCGCTGCTGGAAGACCCGGCCAAGGCCAAGGTCGGGCAGAACGCCAAGTACGACATCAACATCCTCGCCAACACCTCGCCCGCCATCGAGATGCGCGGCGTGGCCTACGACACCATGCTCGAGTCGTACGTGCTCAATTCCACCGCCACCCGTCATGACATGGACAGCCTGGCGCTGAAATACCTCGACCACACCACCATCGCCTTCGAGGACATCGCCGGCAAGGGTGCCAAGCAGCTGACCTTCAACCAGATCAACCTGGACAAGGCCGGCCCTTACGCCGCCGAGGATGCCGACATCACCCTGCGCCTGCACCACGCGCTGCAGGCGCGCCTGGCGCAGACGCCAAGCGTGCAGCCGGTGCTGATGGACATCGAGATGCCGCTGGTGCCGGTACTGGCCAAGATCGAGCGCCAGGGCGCATTGGTCGATGCGGCGTTGCTGCAGGTGCAAAGCGGCGAGCTGGGCGTGAAGATGGCCGAACTGGAGCAGCGCGCCTACGCGCTGGCCGGCGAGGAATTCAACCTTGGCTCGCCCAAGCAGCTGGGGGCGATCCTCTACGACAAGCTGGGCATGCCAGTGTTGAGCAAGACCGCCAAGGGCCAGCCTTCCACCGCCGAAGCGGTGCTCGACGAGCTGGCCGAGCAAGGTTATCCGCTGCCTGAGGTGCTGATGCAGTACCGCAGCCTGAGCAAGCTCAAGAGCACCTACACCGACAAGCTGCCGGGGCAGATCAACCCGCGCACCGGGCGCATCCACACCTCCTACCAGCAGGCCGTGGCCGCCACCGGGCGCCTGTCGTCCAGCGACCCGAACCTGCAGAACATCCCGATCCGCACCGCCGAAGGCCGGCGCATTCGCCAGGCCTTCGTTGCCAGCCCCGGCTACAAGCTGGTGGCGGCGGACTATTCGCAGATCGAACTGCGCATCATGGCCCACCTGGCCAAGGACGAAGGCTTGCTGCACGCCTTCCGCAACGATCTGGACGTGCACCGCGCCACCGCCGCTGAAGTGTTCGGCGTGGCGCTGGAAGAGGTCACCACCGACCAGCGCCGCAGCGCCAAGGCCATCAACTTCGGCCTGATCTACGGCATGAGTGCGTTCGGCCTGGCCAAGCAGATCGGCGTCGACCGCAAACAGTCGCAGGATTACATCGACCGCTACTTCGCCCGCTACCCCGGCGTGCTGGCCTACATGGAGCGCACCCGCGCCCAGGCGGCGGAGCAAGGTTTCGTCGAAACCCTGTTTGGCCGCCGCCTGTACCTGCCGGACATCAACGCCAAGAACCCGGCCTTGCGCAAGGGTGCCGAGCGCACGGCGATCAACGCGCCGATGCAGGGCACTGCCGCCGACATCATCAAGCGCGCCATGGTCAACGTCGACAACTGGCTGAGCGCCAGCGGCCTGGACGCACGCGTGATCCTGCAAGTGCACGACGAACTGGTGCTGGAAGTGCGTGCGGACCTGGTCGAGCAGGTGAAAGATGAAATTCGCACGCACATGAGCAGCGCCGCACAGCTGGATGTTCCGCTGGTGGTCGAGGCAGGTGTTGGTTTGAATTGGGACGAAGCTCACTGA
- the dsbA gene encoding thiol:disulfide interchange protein DsbA: MRKLILSAALVAASVFGMTAVQAAEPATAGKEYIELSNPVPVSQPGKIEVVELFWYGCPHCYHFEPTINPWIDKLPKDVNFKRVPAMFGGPWDAHGQMFLTLEAMGVEHKVHAAVFDAIQNQRKRLTDPQDMADFLATQGVDKDKFLATFNSFAIKGQVNQAKELAKKYEITGVPSMVVNGKYRFDLGTAGGPEGVLNVADQLIAKERAAK, translated from the coding sequence ATGCGTAAACTGATTCTCAGCGCTGCGCTGGTCGCTGCCAGCGTCTTCGGTATGACTGCCGTCCAGGCCGCCGAGCCTGCCACCGCCGGCAAGGAATACATCGAGCTGAGCAACCCTGTTCCGGTGTCCCAGCCAGGCAAGATCGAAGTGGTCGAGCTGTTCTGGTACGGCTGCCCCCACTGCTACCACTTCGAGCCGACCATCAACCCGTGGATCGACAAGCTGCCCAAGGACGTCAACTTCAAGCGCGTACCGGCCATGTTCGGTGGCCCGTGGGACGCTCACGGCCAGATGTTCCTGACCCTCGAAGCCATGGGCGTCGAGCACAAGGTTCATGCTGCTGTCTTCGACGCCATCCAGAACCAGCGCAAGCGCCTGACCGACCCGCAAGACATGGCCGACTTCCTCGCCACCCAGGGCGTCGACAAAGACAAGTTCCTCGCCACCTTCAACTCGTTCGCCATCAAGGGCCAGGTCAACCAGGCCAAGGAACTGGCGAAGAAGTACGAAATCACCGGCGTACCGAGCATGGTGGTCAACGGCAAGTACCGCTTCGACCTGGGTACCGCTGGCGGGCCGGAAGGCGTGCTGAACGTCGCCGACCAGCTGATTGCCAAGGAGCGCGCCGCTAAGTAA
- a CDS encoding homoserine kinase has product MSVFTPVTRPELETFLAPYELGRLLDFQGIAAGTENSNFFVSLEQGEFVLTLVERGPVEDMPFFIELLDVLHGADMPVPYALRDRDGNALRELCGKPALLQPRLSGKHIKAPNAQHCAQVGELLAHIHLATRERIIERRTDRGLDWMLASGAELLPRLSAEQASLLQPALDEITAHKAQILALPRANLHADLFRDNVMFEGTHLTGVIDFYNACSGPMLYDIAITVNDWCLDEHGAIDMPRAQALLAAYAALRPFTAAEAELWPEMLRVGCVRFWLSRLIAAESFAGMDVMIHDPSEFEVRLAQRQQVALHLPFAL; this is encoded by the coding sequence ATGTCAGTCTTCACCCCCGTGACCCGGCCTGAGCTGGAAACCTTTCTGGCGCCGTACGAGCTGGGCCGTCTGCTCGACTTCCAGGGCATTGCCGCCGGTACCGAGAACAGCAACTTCTTCGTCAGCCTCGAACAGGGGGAGTTCGTCCTGACGCTGGTCGAACGCGGCCCGGTCGAGGACATGCCGTTCTTCATCGAACTGCTCGACGTGCTGCACGGCGCCGACATGCCGGTGCCCTACGCCCTGCGTGACCGTGACGGCAATGCCCTGCGCGAGCTGTGCGGCAAGCCGGCCTTGCTGCAGCCACGGCTGTCGGGCAAGCACATCAAGGCACCGAACGCCCAGCACTGCGCCCAGGTTGGCGAGCTGCTGGCGCACATTCACCTGGCCACCCGCGAACGCATCATCGAGCGCCGCACCGACCGCGGCCTGGACTGGATGCTGGCATCCGGTGCCGAACTGCTGCCGCGCCTGAGCGCCGAGCAGGCAAGCCTGTTGCAGCCTGCGCTGGACGAGATCACCGCGCACAAGGCGCAGATCCTGGCCTTGCCGCGGGCCAACCTGCATGCCGACCTGTTCCGCGACAACGTGATGTTCGAAGGGACCCACCTGACCGGTGTCATCGATTTCTACAACGCCTGTTCCGGGCCGATGCTGTATGACATCGCCATCACCGTGAACGACTGGTGCCTGGATGAGCACGGCGCGATCGATATGCCACGGGCCCAGGCGCTGCTGGCGGCCTATGCGGCGCTGCGGCCGTTTACCGCTGCCGAAGCCGAGCTGTGGCCGGAAATGTTGCGGGTAGGCTGCGTGCGCTTCTGGCTGTCGCGCCTGATTGCCGCAGAATCGTTTGCCGGGATGGATGTGATGATCCATGACCCGAGCGAGTTCGAGGTGCGCCTGGCGCAGCGCCAGCAAGTCGCCCTGCACCTTCCGTTCGCCCTCTGA
- the yihA gene encoding ribosome biogenesis GTP-binding protein YihA/YsxC, producing MQVKNPILGLCQKAKFALSAAKVEQCPDDQGYEVAFAGRSNAGKSSALNTLTHASLARTSKTPGRTQLLNFFSLDDERRLVDLPGYGYAKVPIPLKQHWQKHLEAYLGSRECLRGVILMMDTRHPMTDFDKMMLDWAKASGMPMHILLTKADKLTHGAGKNTLLKVQSEIRKGWGDGVTIQLFSAPKRLGLEEAYRVLADWMELEDKPAV from the coding sequence ATGCAAGTCAAGAACCCCATCCTCGGCCTCTGCCAGAAAGCCAAATTCGCCCTCAGCGCTGCCAAGGTCGAACAATGCCCGGACGACCAGGGTTACGAGGTGGCTTTCGCCGGCCGTTCCAACGCCGGCAAATCCAGCGCCCTCAATACCCTGACTCATGCCAGCCTGGCGCGTACCTCGAAAACCCCAGGGCGCACCCAGCTGTTGAATTTCTTCAGTCTGGACGATGAACGGCGTTTGGTCGACCTGCCGGGCTACGGATATGCAAAAGTCCCGATTCCGCTCAAGCAGCACTGGCAGAAACACCTGGAGGCGTACCTCGGCAGCCGCGAGTGCCTGCGTGGGGTGATCCTGATGATGGACACGCGCCACCCGATGACCGATTTCGACAAGATGATGCTCGACTGGGCCAAGGCCAGCGGCATGCCGATGCACATCCTGCTGACCAAGGCCGACAAGCTGACCCACGGTGCGGGCAAGAACACCCTGCTCAAGGTCCAGTCGGAAATCCGCAAGGGCTGGGGTGATGGCGTGACCATCCAGCTGTTCTCGGCGCCCAAGCGCCTGGGCCTGGAAGAGGCCTACCGGGTGCTGGCGGACTGGATGGAACTGGAAGACAAGCCAGCTGTTTGA
- a CDS encoding c-type cytochrome: MNKLVVSLLLTLGVAGAATAAEPIKGDAAAGQAKTAVCGACHNPDGNSLAPNFPKLAGQGQRYLEKQLHDIKSGKRTVLEMTGMLANFSDQDLADIAAWFSSQKGSVGAADPKLVERGRALFNGGNLEKGMPACTGCHSPNGAGIALAGFPHLGGQHSQYVTKQLTDFREGNRTNDGDAMTMRTIAGKLSNHEIEALASYIQGLH, encoded by the coding sequence ATGAACAAACTAGTCGTGAGTCTGCTGTTGACCCTGGGTGTCGCAGGTGCGGCCACTGCTGCGGAACCCATCAAAGGCGATGCCGCCGCCGGCCAGGCCAAGACGGCCGTCTGTGGCGCCTGCCACAACCCTGACGGCAACAGCCTGGCGCCGAACTTCCCGAAACTGGCCGGCCAGGGCCAGCGCTATCTGGAAAAACAACTGCACGACATCAAGTCGGGCAAGCGCACCGTGCTGGAAATGACCGGCATGCTGGCCAATTTCAGTGACCAGGACCTGGCCGACATCGCCGCCTGGTTCTCCAGCCAGAAGGGCAGCGTCGGTGCCGCCGATCCCAAGCTGGTCGAACGCGGCCGCGCGCTGTTCAATGGCGGCAACCTGGAAAAAGGCATGCCGGCCTGTACCGGCTGCCACTCGCCCAACGGCGCGGGTATCGCCCTCGCCGGCTTCCCGCACCTGGGCGGCCAGCATTCGCAGTACGTGACCAAGCAGCTCACCGACTTCCGTGAGGGCAACCGCACCAACGACGGCGATGCGATGACCATGCGCACCATCGCCGGCAAGTTGAGCAATCACGAGATCGAAGCACTGGCCAGCTACATCCAGGGCCTGCATTAA